From Humisphaera borealis, the proteins below share one genomic window:
- a CDS encoding trypsin-like peptidase domain-containing protein: protein MTTLTTSKNAPTTMRLSAQLARRWLRAAVVASALMSVAVPVVMADERTIDTPTADQWSQVDRVMADKVKLRDDLYLIIGSLTAQLSPNHPQVASRQRQLDEVRKEIEKLQTTLQSTYRIQREGDGSLKLVALADAAAPEKPKKKAKKNPAAAAVAPDVKPDPYPSATPQKVVAVTDKIFPAVVRLDVAQEIYSDGKRNLQRGIGSGVIIDGEGRILTNYHVAGRGVEIYVTLANKERVKGKLIGDDHWTDLAIVQLDKDELKKKNITYKFAELGTSKQLIPGQDVMAVGTPFGLARTMTLGVVSNNERTFYPDRLTIDEFETGWFANWIQMDTPINPGNSGGPLVDMDGYVVGINTRGGGQNLNFAVPIDTAKYVVEKILETSKDGKKGYVPRSDLGVDLKPLQDLETFYDIDINKGVLINSVDRNSPASKAGIKSQDILLEIDGKSVNCRFPEEIAPVRRMIADITIGKEVTLTLKRGKENLTVKAKTEKLEGAVGQERELKTWGLSIRDVTRAYANQRLLDDDKGVVVTTLSPGYPAAKAELSPGDVVRAVNGEEVNDIDALQKLFDESVKNKDDQVLFNVQRGRGQRTVILKVTY from the coding sequence ATGACCACACTTACTACTTCGAAGAATGCGCCGACCACCATGCGTTTGAGTGCGCAACTTGCTCGCCGCTGGCTTCGCGCCGCCGTTGTGGCATCAGCGCTGATGAGCGTTGCCGTGCCAGTTGTGATGGCGGACGAACGGACGATCGACACACCAACCGCGGACCAGTGGTCGCAGGTTGACCGCGTGATGGCTGACAAGGTCAAACTCCGCGACGACCTGTATCTGATCATTGGTAGCCTGACAGCTCAGTTGAGCCCCAACCATCCGCAAGTTGCATCGCGTCAGCGACAACTCGACGAGGTCAGGAAAGAAATTGAGAAGCTTCAAACGACGCTGCAATCGACTTACAGGATCCAGCGCGAAGGCGACGGGAGCCTCAAACTGGTAGCCCTCGCCGATGCGGCCGCACCCGAGAAGCCGAAGAAGAAGGCCAAAAAGAACCCCGCCGCCGCTGCCGTCGCGCCGGACGTCAAGCCCGATCCCTATCCTTCCGCCACGCCGCAGAAGGTCGTCGCCGTCACCGACAAGATCTTCCCCGCCGTCGTCCGCCTGGACGTCGCCCAGGAAATCTACAGCGACGGCAAGCGCAACCTGCAGCGGGGCATTGGCTCCGGCGTCATCATCGACGGCGAAGGCCGCATCCTCACCAACTACCATGTCGCCGGTCGCGGCGTCGAGATTTACGTCACCCTCGCCAACAAGGAACGCGTCAAGGGAAAGCTCATCGGCGACGACCACTGGACCGACCTGGCGATCGTTCAGCTCGACAAGGACGAGCTGAAGAAAAAGAACATCACCTACAAGTTCGCCGAGCTGGGTACCAGCAAACAGCTCATCCCCGGGCAGGACGTCATGGCGGTCGGCACGCCGTTCGGCCTGGCCCGCACGATGACCCTCGGCGTCGTCTCGAACAACGAACGCACCTTCTATCCCGACCGCCTGACGATTGATGAGTTCGAGACCGGCTGGTTCGCCAACTGGATCCAGATGGATACGCCCATCAACCCCGGCAACTCCGGCGGCCCGCTGGTCGACATGGACGGCTACGTCGTCGGCATCAATACCCGCGGCGGCGGGCAGAACCTCAACTTCGCCGTCCCGATCGACACCGCGAAGTACGTCGTCGAGAAAATCCTGGAGACGTCGAAGGACGGCAAGAAAGGCTACGTTCCCCGCAGCGACCTGGGCGTCGATCTCAAGCCGCTCCAGGATCTGGAAACCTTCTACGACATCGACATCAACAAAGGCGTTCTGATCAACAGCGTCGACCGGAACAGCCCGGCGTCCAAGGCGGGCATCAAGTCGCAGGACATCCTGCTCGAGATCGACGGCAAGTCGGTGAACTGCCGCTTCCCCGAAGAGATCGCGCCCGTCCGCCGAATGATTGCCGACATCACGATCGGCAAGGAAGTCACCCTCACGCTGAAGCGCGGCAAGGAGAACCTGACCGTCAAGGCCAAGACCGAGAAGCTTGAAGGCGCCGTCGGCCAGGAGCGCGAGCTCAAGACCTGGGGCCTGAGCATCCGCGACGTCACCCGTGCCTACGCCAACCAGCGCCTGCTGGATGACGACAAGGGCGTCGTCGTGACCACGCTCAGCCCCGGCTACCCCGCCGCCAAGGCCGAGCTTTCGCCGGGCGACGTGGTCCGCGCCGTCAACGGCGAAGAGGTCAATGACATCGACGCCCTTCAGAAGCTGTTCGATGAGTCGGTCAAGAACAAGGACGACCAGGTCCTGTTCAACGTCCAGCGCGGCCGCGGCCAGCGGACGGTGATCCTGAAGGTCACGTACTAG